Genomic window (Cucumis sativus cultivar 9930 chromosome 2, Cucumber_9930_V3, whole genome shotgun sequence):
CAGACTACGTGATTTATGTACTTGTCAACTTGCGgtgtttagaaaattaatcCGAAACTCCTAGACTCTGGGGCTCTATATAAACCCCAACAAAGTAAAATTCGTCCGCAAATCATTAACCCTAAAATTTCCGATATCGTTACTGCTAGAGACCGCCACcgccattttcttttacatttcttCTACGCAGTCGCCCTTTCTTTTAATCCTTAACCATGCCTCGTCGTAGCTCCGGTGGTTAGTATTTCGTACATTTTCcctttatattttcatatgtGACTAGTTATTCCTTTTTTCAGATTGATTCATCCGGCCAGTTTTTGTTTTCCGTTCTTTTTTCCTCGTTTATCTACCTATTTATATTTCTGGCGATGGTTTTGTATGAATAGTTGGATTGGGTTTCTAGCTTAGGGAAGTTCTTGATTTTTTGGATCTGATTTTACGACAAGAttgtttacaattttcttGTGGGGGGAGGGGACAAAACTAGGGTTTGAAGTTGAAGCGTTTGCATGCTTTAGGTTTTAGAAATTATGTGATTGCGATAGTTAATCTCTCTGTTGCATGTGCTAAGTGGTTGACCTTCGATTATTTTGCAGGACGATCTGCTTCCCGTCCCGCCCCACGCGCTCCACTTCGCAATCCTCCGGCGCCAGGTAAATCCCGATGATTTTTATACGATTTAGTTTAGTTACCTATTTTCAAGACCTCTGGGGAGCAATGTTGAATTTGTCTGGTAGCCGTTATGAGGGCCTGTGTTTTAGTACGTAGATATGCTTATCCTCTTCATGTCCATAGTGGACTGGATTCCAGTTCGACCTCTTTGTATATGTGCCTTTACCAAGGCATCTTTTTGATGTCATTAGAAATAccctttatattttttagctGAAGATCTTGGTTTGATAAGTGATAAGTTATGGCgtactaaaagaaatttggtAACGAGGATTCGATGGAAAGAGTTGAATTCATTCcaatttaagttatatttaCAAACCACGAAACAGATGTAGTTGCCAACTAAAGATTAGGTTCGAGCTCAACTATTTATGATCATGCCTTATGTAATAAATGttgtattattaattactattcCATCCGATTTACCATGTTATATATTATCGTTTGACCAAGATCAAATGAGTTTATAGCCTGAAATTCTATATATCTGAATTGGTTTTGgactttaaaatttcaaattcaaaattaggCTACACAAAACCAACTAGCTGTTATGAAAACAAGTTATATATAGCTATGATGTTATGCTAATGTGCATCTTTTTATAACTCTTATACCTTCTTCTCCTTTGACCAATGGGAGGATTATGTtgcaatttctttattttgggcCATTGCTctctttttgtaaatttcataggccagtaaaatttgtttactatttttccttcaaaaatcTGTTTACTATGGGATCCATTTGGTTCAGTGAATTGAAAGGTATACCgtgaaaattttccaatatCAGTAAAGAATATGAACACATTGAACAATTCTAGATTGCATCCTAAACAGGCCTTAAATAACTTGAAAAACTTTAGAGCTTGAAAACTTGAGTAGTGGGGTGTGGTTATCCAATGAGAAGATGACAGGCTACACTATTACTATATGTAAAAATGATGGTTGCACCTGGACTTAAACCATCttctactttaattttaatttattgttgcTCTTTCTTGGGAGGTAtttattttaccaaaattCTTCTGTATATTGCTAATAACTGATGACATAGATTCATGGTTATTAGCTGCTGTATAGCTGAAATCTTTTGACTGTTTTACTTCCAATTCTAGTATGAATGGTTATGCTGTTTCTTTCAATGTTAAacccaatttttatttatatttttgaaagtttattcTTAACAATATTGTTTTTGGTGCTAAACTTATCTTGACTTTTGCAGCTAGTCCCGCTCCTCCACCTGCACCTGTACaaggtggtggtggtggttcTATGCTTGGAGGTCTTGGTGCAACTATTGCTCAAGGTGAGTTTTGGAAGCACATGTCCTCTCTGTTTCTACAACCAATCATAATGTCGTCGTAACTGTGTCTTTTTTTGTGCTGATGTGCAGGTATGGCCTTTGGTACCGGAAGTGCAGTGGCTCACAGGGCTGTCGATGCCGTAATGGGTCCTCGAACCATCCAGCATGAGACTGTTGATTCGTCAGCCTCCTCAGCACCTTCTGTTGCAAGCAATTCTGGTGGTTCTGATGCTTGTAATGTTCAGTCAAAATCCTTTCAAGATGTAAGTTCCTTGTTGCTTTATTGTTATTTACCATGACTTTTGGAGGCTGAAGCGTTTATTTGCCTCATCTTCATACTGGGGcaacttccattttctttaaccttttctttctttgcagTGCCTGAACCACTATGGAAGTGACATTAGCAAGTGCCAATTCTACTTGGATATGTTGCAGGAGTGCCGCAGGAGCTCAGGTTCTGTTTTGGGTgcttaaaataattgattttagaaCAATCGTTATtcactatttttcatttggatgTAACCGCAAGGAGCGGTGTCAAGTTTATTGTGTGTTTCGACTGTTTACACTTTATTACGGCAACTTCTCTACAATTATAAATGGTgtttaataatgaaatatttcatCATTTGGACTCAATTGTTATggcttttgtgtttttgtgtCTTTCCTTGTGAACTTAAAATTGATGTTTGGATTATTAAACGAACACATCTACTTGatgaataaaggaaaaataacattattagatcttttttattacaatCACACCCATACAGAAGATCTAATATTGGGTGTGTAATTGGCTTTTGTCTCATTCAAGATATAATAAGACAGCTAtgtgtattttctttttaaacgctcgaatatttctattttgttacGTTTAGGTTGAGGTGAATTGGAACGTTGGACTGAATGTGGATGGTTTAAGTTTGAGAATTGAATcgattaaatttgtagttgaAGCTTAAAATCAATTACGAATGCCAAGTTTTGGCTTTACgttgaagaatttaaaatgtaagaaCCATAGTACCCGTGACAGCAAGGCCTCAATGTCATTGGtgttacttttctttttgttttcttacttttgtttctttctacaTTAATCTGAGTAAGCTTACTTTTCACACTTACAATTTTACGTTCGGTATTACTAACTTTATCGTCCAAAATAGAAGCactgtggttttttttttttttgttttattgatcATCTTCATTATATGACATTAAAGTTTTGAGTGAATGATATCACATGTTAATGTTTGTTTATTCCACAAATCTCAATAATAAGGCTGTGAAATCAAGAATAACAATGGAATATTCGATCTTGACTGTTTGGTCAGTGTAGGATGTATACAGTGTTACAATCATAGCGTTTCAACCTCGAGATGATATGTCTGTGACACACAGCACATATGACCTATGAATATGCATATAGTTTATTCATGTTAGATTTTTGTATGAGATTTGATCCAGCTTTTGATAACTAGGTTTTCTGGTGGTCCTTTGCTTGCGTATGGTTGGGTGAATTTgccaaaataactaaattgaaCACCGGATTTGCTCCCTTTTGATTTCCACTTGCTCCTCTACTCCTGAATCAATCTAATTGCGATTAAAAATTACATTGGAAGatataactattttagttcgttagaaaattattatgtCAAGATTATTGTTATTTGTGATACCAATCATAGTCAAATTGGCCTTCAATCCTTCAATCTTAATGTAATGTTAAGAAGATAGTGATACCAATCATAGTCaaattaaacatgaaaaatgtCTAAGTAAATGTTCGAAAGTAGTCCAATTGTCGATAAATTGATATTCAtgacttaattaatttatataatttaaattttaaattttatatatcatttatgTCAATTTCTATAGATATAATGTTTGGAACAATTAACATGATCGagattaaaagaatttaaatgaaGTTTTGATTGAAATATTATAGAGTTAGTCCATTTTTGGTtttcaataaactaaattaaaacaattacaatgCACGGAAATGCTTTTAAAAActgtaatataaaaaattactaatatataataaaatcaccTAAAAAATGAATCATATACGACCAAAACTAAACATGtgaaatattagaaattaCCGTATTTCTTTTACCATTAAGCTCACTTTGGCAAAACTAGAATAAAGTGATAATTAAGTctaaatttttcaaacattccAAGAGATACAGTTGTGATGACGTTCTGAaccattgttttctttctcatttcttatATTTCAAAGAGATGCCTCAACCAGATATCTGATGTAAGTAATGACGGAGCGACTTTCGCTGTCCGCCGAACAACTCTCGCCCATGGGATTGCCATTTCCGTCGTCGCCGAATCTAATTTCTCTCCCCCTTCCGGCGTATCGTTCTCTCGTTTTCCCCCTCTTCGATGCAACGAAATTCATTTCTGTTTTCTCAATGCCTTCGACGAATGAAAAATGGTCTCATATCCACCGACCAAGACCAACGGTATCATCTTCACTAAGAAATTTCAGAATCAGGAACAGAAATATCAAAGCTCGATTCAGCTCTCGGAATGATTCGAGTTCCACACCACATGCCTCCAATGGCGACTCGAATTCTCCCGCTAAAACGAAACTTATTGTAGTAAGCTCTCTAATTGCCGTGTCACTGGCAATCGCGAATCGTGTGTTGTACAAGCTTGCTCTCGTTCCATTGAAGGAATATCCATTCTTCTTAGCTCAATTGACTACGTTCGGGCAAGTTATTTATGCTCTGCCTCGACGATttgttgtttacttttttactttgttgATTGTTTTGTTCTGATGTATTTACTGCTTTTAAGTTGTGTGTTTATGCATCGTACTGAAGAACATTTGGTACTTTTGTCTTATAATACGTGGGAGCAGATATGTTATGGcatattttagtatattataTCTGCGGCGTCGTGCAAACATTGTTACTGAAGAGATGCTATCTCTACCAAAATCGCGATTCATGGCCATAGGTTTTCTTGAAGCGCTTGGAATTGCGACTGGGATGGCTGCGGCAGgtaacaaaattatcaaattatacactttttgatatattttgatgTCGTTTTGCGTCCTTATGTGGTTACGTACGATAATTGTAACTGTTTGTAATTCAATTCCTGGGATGTCACTTGCTTCTTTAACACTTCAATCAGAGTATGATAGGAACAATTGTTTCTTGTGATATGATGGATGGGATGTAAAGAGTTGTAAGAATTAAGCTGGCTTGGAGGAGGAAAAGAATGGGACCAATTTACGATTTCAATTTGCGTTTAGAACTCGTACTGAATGCTATGTATCATTTACAGCTTCGCTTCCTGGTCCAGCAATTCCTATACTCAGTCAGGTATCTCGTCTTACCATTCTTTTTGCCAAAGTTCGTAActggaaaaagtaaaaacctATTTCCATTGTACTAGCTGGATTAAATATTTGGTCTCTCTGTGTCTTTGTTGTAGTTTACGATATGTGCTTACCAACTTGAAGTAATGAAGTTAACTATAATTATAACCCTGTTATCAAGTTTATGAATTTCACCTCCATTGGCTCTCTCATTTTCTCAATATTTCCAAAGATTTAAATCTGGGTAactacattatttatttatttaaattatcattA
Coding sequences:
- the LOC101215322 gene encoding hemiasterlin resistant protein 1 codes for the protein MPRRSSGGRSASRPAPRAPLRNPPAPASPAPPPAPVQGGGGGSMLGGLGATIAQGMAFGTGSAVAHRAVDAVMGPRTIQHETVDSSASSAPSVASNSGGSDACNVQSKSFQDCLNHYGSDISKCQFYLDMLQECRRSSGSVLGA